The following nucleotide sequence is from Nitrospira sp..
CTGCGGTGGGTCGCAGCAGCCGCTTATTTGGGTACACGCAGTGTCGCTCGGTGAAGTGGTGGCGGCAGCACCGCTCGTGAAGGCGCTGCACGAGCGCCATCCGGAGTTTCGCTACATTGTGACGACGGTGACTGAGACCGGACGTGAGGCGGTCGAACAACGTTTAGGGGGCATCGCCGAACACAGATACGCTCCGCTGGATTTTCCTTGGGCCGTGGCAAGTATGGTTCGGCGCCTGCGCCCAATGCTCTATCTGTTCGTCGAGACCGAAATATGGCCCAACTTACTGTGGACATTACGAGATCAGGATGTGCCCTCTGTATTGGTGAATGGGCGGCTGTCTTCCCGGTCCTTTCGCCGTCAGGATTTGCCTATGATTCGGTCCTTCTATCGCTCCGTGCTTCAGACATTGACGCTCTGTCTGATGCAAACCGATAGGGATGGGGATCGTCTGGTTGCATTGGGGGCCGACCCGAAGCGGGTTCACGTGACCGGCAATATCAAGTTCGATCAACCGCTGCCGGACGTTCGATCCGAGGAGTCGCTCCGCGGAAGCTTCGGGATCCATGGGCAGGAACAGTTGATTCTCGCCGGCAGTACGCATCCCGGCGAAGAGGAGCTGTTGGTTTCGGCCTATCGACAGATCGTGAAGACCTATCCCTCAACGGTGTTGATGTTGGCGCCGCGCCATATCGAGCGGACTGAACGACTCGAAGCGACGGTTCGAGAAGCCGGATTGGTCGTCCAGCGGAGGAGTCGGATTCAAGAGAAGCGATCCGGGCCACGCGTGGTCATTTTGGATACCAGAGGAGAGTTGTCTCGCGCCTATCGAGAAGCTGTCGTGGCGTTTGTAGGCGGGACTCTGGTTCCCGTCGGAGGACACAATTTATTGGAACCGGCCGTGTGGGGCACACCCGTTATGTTTGGGCCCCACACAGACCATTGTGCGGAGGTCGCGACGCTCTTGTCCAAAGCAGGAGGAGGTCGACGAGTGACGGGAGAAAAGGATCTTGTCGCCTCTCTTGAAGAATGGCTGGGTCGGCCTGAAGCTCGATATCGGGTAGGCCAGGCTGCAAGGCAGGCGGTGCTGGACAATCAAGGCGCACTGACACGGAGTCTGGAGTTCATTGAAACCTGTCTCCTTGCAGCTCCTTCGTATTCCGGCTCCTGTGTTGCAACAGGGCCGGGACCTCTTATGGCCAAACATTAACATGGCATTCTTGCAGCCTGGACAACCGGTCCGTAAAGGGCTTTACTGGGTTGCTGGGCTGTACGGCCTGATCATCCGGTTTCGGCTGTGGTGTTATCGGAAGGGGTGGCTCAGTACCACGCGGCTGCCCTGTCCTGTGGTGAGCGTGGGCAATCTTACGGTCGGGGGGACAGGAAAAACCCCCATCGTCATTCTCCTGACGGGCCGGCTGTCGGCCAAAGGGCGGAGAGTGGCGATCTTGAGCCGGGGATACAAACGGACGAGTGGGGTACGGCAACTTCTCGTCTCTGATGGTTCTCGAATCGTAGCTGGCCCATTGGAAGCGGGGGATGAGCCATTCCTCATGGCGCAACGTTGCCCCCACGCCATTGTGGCGGTGGGAGCCGATCGGGTCGCGCTTGGTCGGTGGGTGTTGGATCGGTATCCAGTCGACTGCATCGTTCTAGATGACGGCTTCCAACATCGTGCACTTCACCGTGATGTCGATCTTGTGTTGCTGGATGCCACCGATGCCCCAGGACTTGATGCGCTGCTTCCGGCCGGCAGACTGCGGGAACCCTTGACGGAGCTTGGTCGAGCCAGTGCGATTGTGATTACCCGTGCCGATTCGCGTCATGATGTGGATGCGATCTATAGCAGATTGCGAACGATCTCATGCCTACCCGAAGACGCCGTTGAAGTTGTGTTCCAACCGGAGTCCGTCAGGTCGCTCGTTTCGGGTGAGCCGCAACCGGTTGAATGGTGTCGAAGAAAAAAAACGTGGTTGGTCAGCGGTATAGGGAATAGCCGATCATTCCGTCGATCAGCCGAATCGATGGAGGTTGAGGTCCTGGGTGAGACTGCCTTTGAAGATCATCATGGCTATCAGCACAGCGACATTGAGCGGATTCGTGCCAATCTACAGGGCACCGGCGGCGAGATCGTTCTGACGACTGAGAAGGACGGAGGGAAGCTGCTCCCCTTGCTCACTCCAAGCGACCCTTGGTGGATGCTTCGCCTTGGGACGAAAGTCGTGCGTGGAGAAGAGCGGCTGCACAGGTTAATCGATGGGACGTTACAGGGTGAGGTAGAATAAGTGGACTCTCGTGCGTAAGAATTTGCCTCGCAAAATCCTGGTGCGGGCGCCGAATTGGATCGGCGACGCCGTCATGTGCGAGCCGGCTGTCCGTGGGCTGCGGTCTCTGTTCCCTGAGGCCGAGCTGACCATGCTTGCCAAACCTGCCATCGCAGAGCTGTTCAACGCCCACCCGGGGGTTAATTACGTGCTGCGGTACGATGACAAGGGAGCGCATGCGGGAATGTCGGGAAAGTGGTCGCTCGCCGGTACCTTGCGACGGCATCGTTTCGATTTGGCGGTACTGTTTCAGAACGCGTTCGAAGCCGCATTCCTTGCGTGGCTCGCCGGCATCCCACGACGATATGGCTATGCAACCGATGGGAGAGTCCTATTTCTGACCGAACCGGTGGCCGTTGCGAAAGGCCCTGTTCCGGTACATCAAGTCGAGTACTACTGGAATTTATTGCGACCATTGGGACTGGCTGGTGGAGCCACTCTTCCTACGCTGCTCGTTTCGACAGACGAGGATCGAACGGTCGATGTGCGGCTTGCCTCGGTCGGTATCTCCTCGTCGGACATCATGCTCGGGATCAACCCCGGCTCAATCTATGGCAGCGCCAAGCGGTGGTTGTCAGACCGATTTGCCGAAGTCGCGAAGCGACTTGTGCGGCGATTGGAACAGACTGAGAACGCGCAAGTTGCAGTGGTCATTCTTGGAGCAAAGGGAGAGGAACCGCTGGGGAAGGATATTGCCGCTCAGCTCGGCGGGCGATCGGCAGTCCTATCCGGTACGACGACCATTCGGGAACTCATGGCGGTGGTGAAGCGTTGTCGCCTGCTGATTACGAACGATACAGGGCCGATGCATATTGCGGCGGCTTTTGGTGTGCCGGTTGTGGCGGTATTCGGTCCCACGGATTGGCGCACCACTGCTCCCTATGGGCAAGAACGGTCGATCGTGCGGGAAGCCGTAGACTGTGCGCCCTGCCTCCTCAGGGAATGTCCGATCGATCACCGTTGTATGACTCGCGTCTCCGTTGACCGGGTCTATGAAGCGGCAGTGCAACAGATCGCAGGTTCATCCGGCGTATCTCGTTTGGCTGGGACGAAGGTGCAGGACGCGGAGAGAGTGATTCAGACAAACCAGACGGACCAAACGAACATGCTTTCCGGCTACACCATCTTTCTCGATCGAGACGGAACGCTCAACCCCGATCCCGGCTATATCAAGTCCACCGATCAGTTTGAGCTGTTCCCAGGGGTGCCTGAGGCGCTCGCCAGGTTGAAGCGGGCCGGTGCCAGATTGATCGCCGTCACCAATCAATCGGGGATCGCGCGGGGATTCTTGACGCGCGATGACCTCGATGCCGTGCACACGAAGCTACAGTGTCTTCTCGCTGCTGCAGGTGCGTCACTCGATGCGATCTATTTCTGTCCTCACCATCCTGACGACGGTTGCGACTGTCGAAAGCCGAACCGTGGGATGATCGACCAAGCCGTGCAAGAACGGCAGGTGAATCTTGATCGAGCCTACGTGATCGGCGATCACATCCGCGATATTGAGTTGGCGAAGCGTATCGGGGCGCGAAGTGTTTTGGTGACGACTGGAGTCGTTCCCCGGGAGGAAGGAGAAAGGCTGAAAGTCTCAGGGGCGGCGCCAGATTGGATCGCCGCTTCGTTGACGGAGGCTGTCGATTGGCTCTTGTCTGATGTCAGCCGGTTGTCCGCACCGATCGGCGCGCGTCAGGTCACGCATCCGTGAGCACGGATGGAGATGGAGAGGCGCTATTCGGTCCGGCTTGTGTCGACTGAAGAGCCGGCGTAAGTTGTGTCAGCGGCGATGTGACGAAGGAGTTGGCGGTGTTGTTCGGGGAGAGAGGAGGATGGCAGTGAGCCGACCAGTGACCACGTGTTCCATTCCTTGTAACCTTTGTGGTGGCACCGAGGTGTCGGTTCTTTCGAACAGAAGTCGAAGCGGGAAGTCATTGCGTACCGTCATCTGTCAAGCCTGTGGGCTCGTGTGGTCGGACCCACGTCCTCATGACGCCAGGCGGTTTTACGAGGAAGAGTATCGACTCTCCTATAAACACAGCTATAGCCCGAAGCCCAAACATGTCTTGCGCGCGGGCCATGTGGCCCTCTCGCGATTCGAGAAGATTGAACGGTTGCTGTCGAATCGGAAAACAGTTCTGGATGTCGGCACCGGGGGAGGAGAGTTCGCCTATCTGCTTCAATCGTTGGGGCACGGTGTGAACGGGATTGAACCGAATAGAGGGTATGCCGACTATTCCATTCGCGAATATGGGCTCACGGTACAGGTCGGGTTCGTGCAAGACGCGGGGTTGGCACCGGACTCGTTCGATGTGGTCACGATCTGGCATGTGCTCGAACACACGGAAGATCCCGGTTTCATTTTGGACTTGCTCCGATCCTGGCTCAAACCGGACGGTACGCTTGTGGTGGAAGTTCCGAATGTGGAGGCAACCTGCCAGGCTCCTCACAGTACCTTCCATGAAGCCCATCTTTATAATTTCAACGTGGTGTCATTGCGTAGGTTGGCCAAAAAACATGGGTTGTACGAGGTCAAGCATCTGATCTCTCGCGACGGTGGGAACATCACGATGTTCTTTTCCCGCATGGAGCCGCTGGTCGACGATCATTACGATGCCTCGATTCCCGGCAACTGCGAATGGATCTCGAGGATCGTGCGTCAGCACAGCAACGTGCGACGCCACTTGACGTCGTTGCCGTACGTTCGCGTTTGGCAACGCCTCTGCCGAACAGTCCAAGAGAGGCGAGATACTGCGGGTGAGCGGAACGGTAAGGCACTGCTCGACAAACTCTATTCTGCTCAGCTGCCGCTCCATTCTGTCGGACGGCCATGAAGCGAGTCGGACCGTGCAAGGATTGACGACAGGCGTTCTTCCTTCGTCTTTAGGCTCTGACGAACGGGGTTCGCCGGAAGGTTGTCCGGTACCAGCGGTTAACTCTCTCTCTAGTCGTTCCGCGTCGACGTTGAACTGCGCCCGTATTCTTCTGATCAAGCCCAGTTCTCTCGGGGATATCGTTCACGCCTTTCCAGTCGTCTCGGCGATCAAAGCGCAATGGCCGAGATCGCATATAACATGGGTGGTGAAGCGTCAGTGGGCTGGCCTTGTCGAGCGTGCGGAGGAAGTCGACCGTGTCTGGCCTGTGGAGATGACGGTGAAGAGTTGGATTCAAGAAGGCCAGGCATTGCGAGCAGAGCGGTTTGATCTCGCCATCGATTTGCAAGGCCTGTTTCGCAGTGGCATTTTGGCGCGTTTCAGCGGCGCACCGACGCGTATTGGATTCGCGAATGGGAGGGAAGGGAGCCCATGGTTTTATACTCAACGGGTACCGGTGCTCAGCCCCGATAT
It contains:
- the waaF gene encoding lipopolysaccharide heptosyltransferase II, which gives rise to MRKNLPRKILVRAPNWIGDAVMCEPAVRGLRSLFPEAELTMLAKPAIAELFNAHPGVNYVLRYDDKGAHAGMSGKWSLAGTLRRHRFDLAVLFQNAFEAAFLAWLAGIPRRYGYATDGRVLFLTEPVAVAKGPVPVHQVEYYWNLLRPLGLAGGATLPTLLVSTDEDRTVDVRLASVGISSSDIMLGINPGSIYGSAKRWLSDRFAEVAKRLVRRLEQTENAQVAVVILGAKGEEPLGKDIAAQLGGRSAVLSGTTTIRELMAVVKRCRLLITNDTGPMHIAAAFGVPVVAVFGPTDWRTTAPYGQERSIVREAVDCAPCLLRECPIDHRCMTRVSVDRVYEAAVQQIAGSSGVSRLAGTKVQDAERVIQTNQTDQTNMLSGYTIFLDRDGTLNPDPGYIKSTDQFELFPGVPEALARLKRAGARLIAVTNQSGIARGFLTRDDLDAVHTKLQCLLAAAGASLDAIYFCPHHPDDGCDCRKPNRGMIDQAVQERQVNLDRAYVIGDHIRDIELAKRIGARSVLVTTGVVPREEGERLKVSGAAPDWIAASLTEAVDWLLSDVSRLSAPIGARQVTHP
- a CDS encoding 3-deoxy-D-manno-octulosonic acid transferase → MWKILYNICLLLAAPVIVGVLLAKPRCRPGFFQRMGLQVHSSDCGGSQQPLIWVHAVSLGEVVAAAPLVKALHERHPEFRYIVTTVTETGREAVEQRLGGIAEHRYAPLDFPWAVASMVRRLRPMLYLFVETEIWPNLLWTLRDQDVPSVLVNGRLSSRSFRRQDLPMIRSFYRSVLQTLTLCLMQTDRDGDRLVALGADPKRVHVTGNIKFDQPLPDVRSEESLRGSFGIHGQEQLILAGSTHPGEEELLVSAYRQIVKTYPSTVLMLAPRHIERTERLEATVREAGLVVQRRSRIQEKRSGPRVVILDTRGELSRAYREAVVAFVGGTLVPVGGHNLLEPAVWGTPVMFGPHTDHCAEVATLLSKAGGGRRVTGEKDLVASLEEWLGRPEARYRVGQAARQAVLDNQGALTRSLEFIETCLLAAPSYSGSCVATGPGPLMAKH
- the lpxK gene encoding tetraacyldisaccharide 4'-kinase, translating into MAFLQPGQPVRKGLYWVAGLYGLIIRFRLWCYRKGWLSTTRLPCPVVSVGNLTVGGTGKTPIVILLTGRLSAKGRRVAILSRGYKRTSGVRQLLVSDGSRIVAGPLEAGDEPFLMAQRCPHAIVAVGADRVALGRWVLDRYPVDCIVLDDGFQHRALHRDVDLVLLDATDAPGLDALLPAGRLREPLTELGRASAIVITRADSRHDVDAIYSRLRTISCLPEDAVEVVFQPESVRSLVSGEPQPVEWCRRKKTWLVSGIGNSRSFRRSAESMEVEVLGETAFEDHHGYQHSDIERIRANLQGTGGEIVLTTEKDGGKLLPLLTPSDPWWMLRLGTKVVRGEERLHRLIDGTLQGEVE
- a CDS encoding class I SAM-dependent methyltransferase codes for the protein MRTVICQACGLVWSDPRPHDARRFYEEEYRLSYKHSYSPKPKHVLRAGHVALSRFEKIERLLSNRKTVLDVGTGGGEFAYLLQSLGHGVNGIEPNRGYADYSIREYGLTVQVGFVQDAGLAPDSFDVVTIWHVLEHTEDPGFILDLLRSWLKPDGTLVVEVPNVEATCQAPHSTFHEAHLYNFNVVSLRRLAKKHGLYEVKHLISRDGGNITMFFSRMEPLVDDHYDASIPGNCEWISRIVRQHSNVRRHLTSLPYVRVWQRLCRTVQERRDTAGERNGKALLDKLYSAQLPLHSVGRP